A genomic region of Caldicellulosiruptor acetigenus contains the following coding sequences:
- a CDS encoding 2-phosphosulfolactate phosphatase family protein — MKILTFSHYKDVDEGRIKDSLAIVIDLLRATSVMIWAISNGAKKIVPVESIEEAKLLKSLNEDVLLGGERGGVLIQGFDLDNSPLSYKKEIIFGRTIVMTTTNGTRALKKAAMAKRIFLGSFINARKTAEYIFKEVLKDDIQKIAIVCAGTEEKFTLEDVLCAGYFVDIFKTYLESFKVDDLSLASYELYKKFENDPHEILKYSYHYNRLKQLGFEKDLEFCLKKDFVDTICEFKNLVVEKVLVDV; from the coding sequence TTGAAAATACTCACATTTTCGCATTACAAAGATGTTGATGAAGGAAGAATAAAAGATTCTCTTGCCATTGTGATAGACCTTTTGAGGGCAACATCTGTGATGATATGGGCAATATCAAACGGGGCAAAAAAGATTGTGCCTGTTGAGTCTATTGAAGAGGCAAAACTTTTAAAAAGTTTAAATGAAGATGTATTACTTGGCGGAGAAAGAGGAGGAGTTTTAATACAAGGGTTTGACCTTGACAACTCACCGCTTTCTTACAAAAAAGAGATTATCTTTGGCAGAACAATTGTCATGACAACAACAAACGGAACAAGAGCGCTCAAAAAAGCGGCCATGGCAAAAAGAATCTTTCTTGGTTCGTTTATAAATGCCAGAAAAACTGCAGAGTATATATTCAAAGAGGTTTTAAAAGACGATATCCAGAAAATAGCAATTGTATGTGCAGGGACTGAAGAAAAATTCACACTTGAAGATGTCCTTTGTGCGGGATATTTTGTGGATATATTTAAAACCTACCTTGAGAGTTTTAAGGTTGATGATTTGTCTTTGGCTTCATATGAGCTTTATAAAAAATTTGAAAATGACCCCCATGAAATATTAAAATATTCATATCACTATAATCGTCTAAAACAGCTTGGGTTTGAAAAAGACCTTGAGTTTTGTCTCAAGAAAGACTTTGTAGATACTATTTGTGAGTTCAAAAACCTTGTTGTGGAGAAGGTGCTTGTTGATGTTTGA
- a CDS encoding DUF6922 domain-containing protein, which translates to MRNNSSIPPEFNKFFWDVDINKLDVWNNRCFIITRILNFGDLEAVRWLFKTYGEETIKETVKISRSLLPKPARFWQAYFDLKEEEIRCFKVYKEIEGLFNF; encoded by the coding sequence ATGAGAAACAATAGCAGCATTCCTCCAGAATTTAACAAATTTTTTTGGGATGTTGATATTAACAAATTGGATGTCTGGAATAACAGGTGTTTTATAATAACACGTATTTTGAATTTTGGTGATTTAGAAGCTGTAAGATGGCTCTTCAAAACTTATGGTGAGGAAACAATAAAAGAGACGGTAAAAATAAGTAGAAGTCTTTTGCCGAAACCGGCAAGATTTTGGCAGGCATATTTTGATTTGAAAGAAGAGGAAATAAGATGTTTTAAAGTTTATAAAGAAATAGAAGGCTTGTTTAATTTCTAA
- the cheB gene encoding chemotaxis-specific protein-glutamate methyltransferase CheB, whose product MKRILIVDDSELMCEVIKGALRGLEEDNIVFVASNPLVAIRKARLFNIDLALIDYEMPYMNGVSLISYLKEMNPLTKIVMVSAYTEPGAQITLEALAKGAIDYILKPSDNKEFEGFKKDLLEKVRWILTEKEFSCKKSTREKAGPKISSYLECVKAGIPNYLVDKLRESKVIAIGISTGGPPVLEKIFTNLKKDFSIPILVVQHMPPAFTKALAQRLCKLSQRQVKEAEDRERVENGVIYIAKGGVHLAVEKILGKYYIRLLENVEKVNSHKPSCDILFSSVAEWYGKNATGIIMTGMGCDGANGLLEMKNQGALTIAQSKESCAVFGMPRVAIEKGAAEAVLSVEEIIRLLNEA is encoded by the coding sequence ATGAAAAGAATTTTAATTGTTGATGATTCTGAACTGATGTGTGAAGTTATAAAAGGGGCTTTGAGGGGTTTGGAAGAGGATAATATTGTTTTTGTAGCTTCAAACCCTCTTGTTGCTATTAGAAAGGCTCGTCTATTTAACATTGATTTAGCACTGATTGATTATGAAATGCCTTATATGAACGGTGTTTCGCTCATTAGCTATTTAAAGGAAATGAATCCATTGACAAAGATTGTAATGGTTTCTGCTTACACTGAACCTGGTGCACAAATTACTCTTGAAGCGCTTGCCAAAGGCGCAATCGATTACATCTTGAAACCCTCAGATAATAAAGAATTTGAAGGGTTTAAAAAAGATTTGTTGGAAAAAGTTCGCTGGATATTGACAGAAAAAGAGTTTAGCTGTAAAAAGAGCACGAGAGAGAAAGCTGGACCTAAAATTTCAAGTTATCTTGAGTGTGTTAAGGCTGGTATTCCGAATTATTTAGTAGATAAACTAAGAGAAAGTAAAGTAATAGCGATTGGGATTTCGACAGGAGGTCCCCCTGTTTTAGAAAAGATTTTCACAAATCTTAAAAAGGATTTTTCAATACCAATCTTGGTTGTTCAGCATATGCCGCCAGCATTTACAAAAGCCTTAGCTCAAAGGCTTTGCAAACTTTCTCAAAGGCAAGTAAAAGAAGCCGAAGATAGAGAAAGGGTTGAAAATGGTGTAATTTACATAGCAAAAGGTGGAGTACATCTTGCTGTTGAAAAGATTTTGGGAAAGTATTACATAAGACTTCTTGAAAATGTAGAAAAAGTCAATAGCCACAAACCGTCTTGCGATATTTTGTTCAGTTCAGTAGCTGAGTGGTATGGGAAAAATGCAACAGGTATAATCATGACCGGAATGGGCTGTGATGGGGCAAACGGTCTTTTGGAAATGAAAAATCAGGGTGCTTTGACCATTGCACAAAGCAAAGAATCATGTGCTGTTTTTGGCATGCCAAGGGTTGCAATAGAAAAAGGAGCAGCAGAAGCAGTGCTGAGTGTGGAGGAGATTATAAGGCTTTTGAATGAGGCATGA
- a CDS encoding DUF3842 family protein has protein sequence MVIAVLDGQGAGIGREFIKRLKKEFEDKIKVVALGTNKVAMQNMLKNGADVGYCGEDEIVYFLTNFVPDAIVGPIGILTCGGIGGEITAKIAQIVFSLECKKYIIPLNLHGIFIPGTLNLSIKEIFNQIIKDIALSIKKEDRSLSSPSS, from the coding sequence ATGGTCATCGCAGTGTTAGACGGACAAGGAGCAGGGATTGGAAGGGAGTTTATAAAAAGATTAAAAAAAGAGTTTGAGGATAAAATAAAAGTCGTTGCGCTTGGAACTAACAAAGTGGCTATGCAGAACATGCTCAAAAACGGCGCAGATGTGGGATATTGTGGTGAAGATGAGATTGTTTATTTTTTAACAAATTTTGTGCCAGATGCAATTGTGGGACCAATCGGAATTTTGACGTGTGGCGGAATTGGTGGTGAAATAACAGCAAAGATAGCACAGATTGTGTTTTCTTTAGAGTGCAAAAAGTACATAATTCCCCTTAATCTGCATGGAATATTTATTCCTGGCACACTAAATCTTTCAATCAAAGAGATATTTAATCAGATAATTAAAGACATAGCACTCAGCATAAAAAAAGAGGACAGGAGCTTATCTTCCCCATCCTCTTGA
- a CDS encoding FmdE family protein, producing the protein MDSALWQKCVEFHGHSCPGLAIGFRACEAAKEKLGLSYSKDEEIVCITETDACGVDAIQVILGATVGKGNLILKDRGKHAFTFFRRDTNEGIRVVFKGFEEDMPREERLKIILSAPLSQLFELKQPKDTIPPSARIFKSIECAGCGEKTAENKIRVVDGKFYCLDCFEEYSRGWGR; encoded by the coding sequence ATGGACAGCGCGCTTTGGCAAAAATGCGTAGAGTTTCACGGACACAGTTGTCCTGGTCTTGCAATAGGGTTTAGAGCATGTGAGGCAGCAAAAGAAAAGCTTGGTTTGTCATATTCGAAAGACGAGGAGATTGTGTGTATAACAGAGACAGATGCATGTGGTGTTGATGCAATTCAGGTCATTTTGGGAGCTACTGTTGGAAAAGGAAATCTAATTTTGAAGGACAGAGGCAAGCATGCATTTACCTTTTTCAGGCGCGACACTAATGAGGGAATAAGGGTTGTTTTTAAAGGTTTTGAAGAAGACATGCCACGTGAAGAAAGGCTCAAAATTATACTTAGCGCGCCACTTTCACAGCTGTTTGAGCTAAAACAGCCAAAAGATACTATTCCACCGTCAGCCCGTATCTTCAAAAGCATTGAATGTGCAGGGTGCGGTGAAAAGACAGCAGAAAATAAAATAAGAGTTGTTGACGGCAAATTTTATTGTCTTGACTGCTTTGAAGAGTACTCAAGAGGATGGGGAAGATAA
- the tsaA gene encoding tRNA (N6-threonylcarbamoyladenosine(37)-N6)-methyltransferase TrmO, whose translation MELVPIGIFHTPYRTKDEAPRQGRHSEVVAYIEIFEKYLEGLKDIEEAKYLIILYWAHQAKRDILVTKIPFSDVPKGVFACRSPNRPNPILLDVAELVDRKGNVLVVKGIDAIDSSPVLDIKPFYAEIDVPEEILFSSVVKKESET comes from the coding sequence ATGGAGCTTGTCCCAATTGGTATATTTCACACTCCCTACAGGACAAAAGATGAAGCGCCGCGACAGGGAAGACATTCTGAGGTTGTTGCGTATATAGAAATTTTTGAAAAATACCTTGAGGGTTTAAAGGATATAGAAGAAGCCAAATATCTTATAATTCTTTATTGGGCTCACCAGGCTAAAAGAGATATCCTTGTGACAAAGATTCCTTTTTCAGATGTACCTAAAGGTGTGTTTGCCTGCAGGTCGCCAAACAGACCAAATCCAATTCTATTGGATGTTGCTGAACTGGTAGATAGAAAAGGAAATGTGTTGGTTGTAAAAGGAATAGATGCTATTGATAGCTCACCTGTTTTGGACATAAAACCTTTTTATGCAGAGATTGATGTGCCAGAAGAGATTTTGTTTAGTAGCGTAGTAAAAAAGGAGAGTGAAACTTAA